The Pasteuria penetrans genome segment ATGAGTGCGTGCTGTACCTCCCGTTTATGTAGCACGGCCTCTACACTCTCCAGGCATTCCTGTATTTCCATGGAGGGATTATAGGGACTTTGCAAATCATATACAATCTCCGCTATATCACGAATACGAACACCGCGTTTTTCTAACAATTGCAAAGAATATTTATAAAACAAGATAAGAGCCCCCCTCAGATCGTATGTACCCTTACCGCATCCTGACCCAACAACCTACGCCAACGAGACAGGTTCTGTGTGTGCAATTGCACAGTATAAGTGGAACGCGGCAATCGAACACACCGCCCGGTCCCCTCATAAAAGAGATATACATCATGGTCTCCCTGCTGCTTTTGCAAGTCCCGATGCAGGGCATGCAGAATCTCTGGACGCTCCTGATCATGAGCCACCCTAAGATAGAGGGAGGGAAAACAACAAGGGAACCCAAGCCGCTGCTCCTCCCTTGCTAACAGTTGCTGACGGGACATGGGTTTACGGGCGGGAAGAATGAAGTTCCGCCCGGGGCGCCAAGCCTCCAAAGCAGCCAACTGCTGAGCGCGGTGCCCGGGTAGGGAAAGGAAGGCACCTGCCTCGGCCAGGGACAGCAAAATATCCGATCTGGGATTTGGTACCATCGATAGGAAATCCTCCCAAGTCTCCCCCCCTCCCCTACGAGCAGCCAACCAAGCTTCCCCCCAAGCGAAGGGTAGGCCACGAATCGCACCCAACCCTGTCCGAACGAATTTCCCTGCAGGGTTCCCCTCAGCGCGGAAGGATAACACACTCTGCCAGATGTCGGGGGACAGCAAGCGTATCCCTCCTTGAACCGCTGTGGCTGCCAACTCTGCCAACCGACGACCCCCACCGACCCTATGGGTGAGACAAGCTGCCCAAAAGACGGCTGGATAGTGAGTCCTACCATAAGCCAAACGATACACCAAAGTGGCATAAGCAGCCGCGTGGCTACGGTTGAAGGTAAAACCAGCATAGGAACAAAGACGCCGATACCAGGCCATCGCATCCTCACGATCATGACCCCTTGCCTGGCAACCCAGGAGAAAATTTTCTCCCAGCGCGGTCAGTTCATCCTGATCACGCTTACTGACCGCGGCTTGTAAACGATCCGCATCCGGCCAAGAAAAACCTGCCAATTTACGGCCCATAGCCATAACCTGTTCCTGGTATATCAGCACCCCACGCGTAGAGCGGAGGAGATCCCGAACCCCTGCTACATCGGGGTGACCCCCCCCCTCCACGGACGATCCAGGTCTCTGGGACTTGGGAAATCGAAGGTAGCGATTAGCATATGCCTGCGTACCTGGACGGTGCAAAGCCAGAATATCCATAAGGTCATCCAACCGTGTGGGGCGGATGGTTCGTAACAACCGACGCATACCGGGGGATTCTACCTGGAAGAGTCCTACTGTATCCCCCCGTGCGAGAAGCTGATAGGTGGCCGCATCCCCATCGGGAATATGGGACTGTACGGACCGAATAGAATCTAGGATCGCAAGATGACGTAGTCCTAAAATATCCAATTTGAGAAAACCCAATTTTCTCAAGACATGCATATCATATTGAATACGCCACATCGCATGGGTACCCACTTCCAGGGGGAACTGCTCTACCAACGACCGGCTCGTTATGATCACACCCGCTGGATGGGTGACTACCTGACGCGGTAAACCCACCCAATGCTGCAAAAAGGTACGTAATGTCGTATAAACGGGTTCCTCCAACTGACGCCGGAAAGCCGGAGCGGACTGAAAGGCAACCTCCAACGTGGTCGACGTACGGGGGATCCACTGTAGCCATTGCTTCAGAAGTTCCTTCGATACCTTACACTGGGGGGCAAGCGCCTGCAGGGCCAGACGAGGGGTCCAGGACCCAAAGGCAACCATCTGCGCGACATTTTCTTCACCATATTGTGTCTTGAGATAGGAGAGGAGCTCAGGACGCCGTCGATCGTCAACATCCAAATCGATATCAGGAAATCCCTTCCGCTCAGCGTGCAGAAAACGGGCAAAAAGCAAATCACACTGAATGGGATCAACGTCCGTAATACCCAGGGTATAAACCAACAGACTACCCGCGGCAGAACCCCGACCCGGTCCACACGCAATGCCCATACGGTGGGCGTATCGGACCACATCCGCAACAATGAGGAGGTAGGTGGTCATACCCAGGGAGAATACCGTAGCCAATTCTTCCTCCAACCGCTGCTGAACCTCCTGGGGTAAAGGATCAGCATACCGGATACGGGCCCCCCTATAGGACAAATCCCGTAAATGATGGTGTTCCTCCCTGCCCACGGGCAAGGGGGCTGCAGGCAGGGAGGGAGAAAAACAAAAGGACGAAGTCGCTTGGGAACAACGCTCAGCAATCCGAACGGTTTCCGCAAGGGCTGCAGGAAGTTCAGCGAACCTCTGCCGCATCGCCTGTACCGACAATAAAGCGCAGTCGTGATTGAAAAAGCGCCAACTGGCCGCTTCCCCACCACGGGCCGCATGAACGACCATAGCTGCACGGGCGGCCTGATCTTCTTCCCGTACCGCACACACTGTATGTGTGGCTACAACAGGCAGGGCCCATTGGCGGGCCAGCTGAAGAAGATCCCTGTTCATTTTTCTTTGTATCGGCCACCCATGATCCTGTACTTCGATCCGTAACTGCTGAGGGGACAAAATCCGCCTAAGGGAACGCAGTACACGACGCACCCCCTCCTCCCCCCCCGCTAGCCAGGCCTGGGGAAGCAAACCATCCCAACTACCACTCAAAACGATCAAACCTGTTGCATTCTTCGCTAGGACCGCATAACGAAGTGCCGGATTCTGGGATCGTCGTTCCCCCTCTGGTACCCTGAGCTGTTGAACGATTTGCAGCAAATTACGGTATCCAACTGGTGTTTCTGCCAATAAAATGAGACGTGGTATCACCCAATTACGAGCAAAATGAGGGGGCCGTTCCATTCCCCACTCTACCTCAACCGCTAAACTTACCTCACAACCTATGATGGGCTGAAGATCGTGTTCACGGCACGCCCACACCAGAGCGGGGAGACCATAGAGCCCATGATGGTCCGTAAGGGCTAAGGCAGGCATACCTGCCGCCTTCGCTGCTAGGGCAAGGGATGCAACGGGTGCTATGCTAACCCCAAAACTGTAAGCACTGTGCACACGCAAATGAACAAAGGATATGTTCATCCCCTCCCCCCGCTTTTCCTAAACCCCCTATGGGTAGGTTGCACAAACCCGAAGGGATGCATAGTTTCTGTAGTATGATTAAGACAACAAACCTGCTCAATAAAAATTCCTCATAGGACTAGGACGACAGAAACGCGATCCAAAAACTCAGGAAAAAATCATCCCTCCCACTATGCAGAAACGAGGAACCCATATAGCAAGAAAATAATAATATTTCACTCATTATCAAATATTTTATTATATTATTTTCTACAAAACAGGGGATAGAAACAGGCCACGGTTCCCACCGGCCAAGCAGAACTGGATTCCGCTCGCGTTTTATACTACAATACAGTATACAATTGGGATATTTCACGGACAGTGAACCCTACTCGTTGGGGGGGTCACCGCTTTACATAATGTCCGCACGTTCCGTACCCATATCCCACCACCATAGGAGTACACATTGTTGCCTACATTTAGGGCCCATGAATGCACCAGGGGCTCCGCGTTTGCAAAGGAATCTCAAAATCTCTCCAAATGATCATACAATAAAAACACCTAAAGCTACAAGGGGATGAAACCGCCCCCTCCCCCTGCGTTCCTCCACCTGGTACTTTATGCATACCATCGTTGCATCCTGAACAGGCTGGTGGATAAAACCATTCTATCCATCCCAGGAATCATAGTACTGAATTTCATGCCCGGGGGTTGTCCAAGGAAGTTCATGAACATCCAATGAAACCCTTTTACCCTAAGGTAGTACACGCCATGGGCCAATGGAACTACTAAGGACCCCTGATGTGGGCCTAGTGAACCCGCAAAATAGGAAATCATCGTAAATCAATAGATTCCATAAACCATCCATCCGCAATGGGACCTATTCCTCCACAAGAAATCCCAGACAAATACATTTGCGGTTCGTAGGCCGACAGAGTGGGAAACCTGTGAAAAGGACACCGGGACCCACCCACAGAAAGCAAAGAAAAAGAAGGAAGGGTGTATCCCCCCGGGGAACCCTATCGGACGATGGATTCGTCACCCCTGATTTTTAGATCCATGGGGTTTGATCCTACCTCACCTATACCTAACAGGGATCATCATGGGACATCCGTGATCCGATACCATGCAGGGGATCTCAGAGAATGAGTGAATCCGATCGTTTCCCCCTCAGGGGAGACGGATGGAAGAATATGCAAGAACATATTTTATCCTTCCTTACGTGGTCTGTCCTTCAGCTTTGTGATATACCAGGTACTTTTGCCGCCGCTTAGATTAGGGAAAAAGGGGGTTATGGTCGATGATCATCAATCGAAAAAGAATTGCCCGTGAAAAAATTGAGCGGCTCAAGCGAGGGTACTCGGCTTTTACAGAATCGGAGGAAATCGCTACCCGGATTGAACGGGAACTCAGCAAAATCCCGCTCGAGGTCCATATTGATCGAACCCCACTTGGTTGTTGGTTCATTCCAGAAACCCATCAAACCACCGATACGAACAGTTCCTCCCCTTCCCACATCGGTAGAAACTCCTAGCCAGGGCGAAGGGACTCACCCCCCGAACGATCCATCGTCCTGCCTAATTTTTCCCTTTCTACACAGAGGAGACCCTGGGATTGTGTCCCGGTTGTGACATCGTTTACGAAAATCTGGGATTTTCTTTGTGGCGGTCCCCCACCTCCGTAGTCCGTGGGGGGTTCTCCGGATCCCGTATGGGTAGAGAGACGATTGCATCCCAAGTGTGCAGTGTCCACAAAAAAATTGGGTCCTCTTGAGCCCCTTACGCTGCCCGTGGATCCGCCCCCCGGGGATACTTTCTTACCAATGATACTATTCGTAATGGATATAAAAGGTAAAGTCCGTGGGACACTAGGAGGACAAAAAAGGGACCCTGCGGGGCCCTGACACCAAATTTGGGATGCAACCCCATTGTAGGGTCGCTACCCAGACCCCACCACGAATTCCTTCTAAATAGGGATCCCGGTTCTGAAATGGGGAACCCTATCCAGGGCCCGTCCCTCCCCATAGGTTACGGTTTCAACGGATGAGGGCCCTACAACGTTGCCAATACCAGGTAAGGGAGAGGAAGGACCCCCCCTATGGCCCTGTCTATATAAAACGATATACCACAGTCCTAAACCACAAAAACCTATGTGTATGTAGCGTTCCCCTGCATAGGGTTCCCCTGCATAGGGCCCGTCGTCACAGAGGGGAGACGTTGATTTCATGACACGTAGGGAAATCATAAGTAGCATCCAAAACCGATGGAAGAGAGTGGAACGGGAAATCATTGGAACCCATCTTGCAAATACACCCAATCAGCACGAGGGAACTACAGTTTTTCCAACCCACAAGGACCCCTGATCACGCGTTCCACAGCTGCGAATTCCCCCCTTCGTAACGTAAGGGGGGCCCAATATCTAATTTTTATCATAGGTCATGATTCCGGCTACGGAGAGCGAGGTCCAACTTGTGGTTGGAATGGTTCACGGACGATGGAACATATATTATGAAAGTATTTTAATTCCTAATAATTATACAATGGGTACTTATTACTAGATATATGGTATGGAACATTACATGAAAATTCATTTTTATCGGCCGACTTGGACCCTGCATACCCTCATCGTGGAGAACTACCTACAACGCAGACCACAAGACACACGGAAAGGATGCGGAGGACCTAGAAAAACGCAAACCAATCCAACGAGTCGCCACGGTGGATAGGATAGGGCATTGTCCCAAAAAGGGTTGAAAGAGCAAGGGAACTTCCTACAATGATAGAGGACAATCCTTTGGGGGTACAAATCGGAAATAGAAGGGTCATGGGGAAACTAGAGGGGAACCCGCATAAGGACTGGGGTCCTCTGTGTTGCATGCGGTAAAACCCTTTCTACGTACATTACAACGATCACACTGTCCACAAGCCTCCTCTAATCCCCGATGACATGAGATCGTGAGATGATAGGGCACTTCCAACTGTAACCCCCATGCAATGATTTCCGACTTACTGCAATGCAGGAAAGGGGAATGAATTTTCGGTGTATGTTCCCCCCGACCCGACCAAGTTGCCTCCCTCACTACAACCCGGAAAGCATCGAGGAAGGTCGGACTACAATCCGGATCACTACTATCATCTACAACGCTGATACCCAGGTAAACTTCAGAGGCCCGAATCATCTTTGCATAAGCTATAGCACAGGACAGAAAGACAAGATTGCGTCCCGGTACATAAGTGGGAATGCCCTCGTCACCCCTTGTCTTAGGAACAGGGCAACCCGGATCCGTCAACGCACTGGATCCCCTCTCGGTCCACAAGGGAAGCGGAATCCATCGATGCTGCTTGGCAACCCCATAATGTTCTGCCACCTCACGAGCCGCCGTAACTTCACGAGCATGCCGCTGTCCGTAGATAAAGGTAAGCGGATACAGAGAACACCCTTCCGATTGGGCCATTCCCATACAAGTTGTAGTATTCAAACCCCCACTCAGTAAAACAACCGCACGCTTGCTCATCTCCTGTTCCTTCCCCCCATTGAGAAAATCCAACCTAAAAAGAATAGAAAAAACGACCCCGGGGCGACTCAAAAAAACCGGAAACCATCACATACAAAGACCGCCTATGAAATATACACTAGCAACCCAACGAATCCGAAAAAACACATCCAGAGCCTTCGTGCAAACACTCCAGCATGCATTCCCTATCAATTAGCTATTTCCCTACCCCCACAATGAGGAATGGACGAAATAGTATCGTAATGATGATCGTTGCGGAATCTTTGCCCCGGGGGCAGAGAGTTCCTCACCCGGAGATGTTCAGGAATTCCATAGAGAAAAACTTCGGGATGGGTACAGGGACCTTAATTTTCATCAACACACCTGCAAAATAAGCACTATCTACAGAAAATAAAGAAAAATCGTTGAAATCCCCCTATCCGTTCGGTACAGGAAAAAGCTAGATGAACAGAGGAGGGTCCTTTACCAGGAAAATTTTGAAGGGCACATACCCCACGAATCCTACCTCTGAAATTCGGGGACTCATGGGTATCTCACCCTATAGAAAATAATGGGAAATAGGGCGGATATTTCCCTCTTTCGAATGAATCATAACCCGAAATGGGTATAAAGAACAAGATGAGAAAAAGATCCTGGGACACTATGATCATCAGCATCCATAAATGACAGTATATATAATTATATTAGATAAGAGTATGTTGAATAAAACGTTGTGAAAGTGGCAGTATCCCGTCGGGGGTGTGAATTTATGAACAGGGTCTTTGAGGGATATTTCCCCCTATTCTGGGGGCAGCATCCGAATGGGTGTGTGCATTCATAAAACCATCATTTCAGCTAAACCCCCCACAAGAAAAAAAACATGGAATGCACCGGGGTGAAGGTGAGTCCGCGGGC includes the following:
- the dnaE gene encoding DNA polymerase III subunit alpha translates to MNISFVHLRVHSAYSFGVSIAPVASLALAAKAAGMPALALTDHHGLYGLPALVWACREHDLQPIIGCEVSLAVEVEWGMERPPHFARNWVIPRLILLAETPVGYRNLLQIVQQLRVPEGERRSQNPALRYAVLAKNATGLIVLSGSWDGLLPQAWLAGGEEGVRRVLRSLRRILSPQQLRIEVQDHGWPIQRKMNRDLLQLARQWALPVVATHTVCAVREEDQAARAAMVVHAARGGEAASWRFFNHDCALLSVQAMRQRFAELPAALAETVRIAERCSQATSSFCFSPSLPAAPLPVGREEHHHLRDLSYRGARIRYADPLPQEVQQRLEEELATVFSLGMTTYLLIVADVVRYAHRMGIACGPGRGSAAGSLLVYTLGITDVDPIQCDLLFARFLHAERKGFPDIDLDVDDRRRPELLSYLKTQYGEENVAQMVAFGSWTPRLALQALAPQCKVSKELLKQWLQWIPRTSTTLEVAFQSAPAFRRQLEEPVYTTLRTFLQHWVGLPRQVVTHPAGVIITSRSLVEQFPLEVGTHAMWRIQYDMHVLRKLGFLKLDILGLRHLAILDSIRSVQSHIPDGDAATYQLLARGDTVGLFQVESPGMRRLLRTIRPTRLDDLMDILALHRPGTQAYANRYLRFPKSQRPGSSVEGGGHPDVAGVRDLLRSTRGVLIYQEQVMAMGRKLAGFSWPDADRLQAAVSKRDQDELTALGENFLLGCQARGHDREDAMAWYRRLCSYAGFTFNRSHAAAYATLVYRLAYGRTHYPAVFWAACLTHRVGGGRRLAELAATAVQGGIRLLSPDIWQSVLSFRAEGNPAGKFVRTGLGAIRGLPFAWGEAWLAARRGGGETWEDFLSMVPNPRSDILLSLAEAGAFLSLPGHRAQQLAALEAWRPGRNFILPARKPMSRQQLLAREEQRLGFPCCFPSLYLRVAHDQERPEILHALHRDLQKQQGDHDVYLFYEGTGRCVRLPRSTYTVQLHTQNLSRWRRLLGQDAVRVHTI
- the queC gene encoding 7-cyano-7-deazaguanine synthase QueC, translating into MSKRAVVLLSGGLNTTTCMGMAQSEGCSLYPLTFIYGQRHAREVTAAREVAEHYGVAKQHRWIPLPLWTERGSSALTDPGCPVPKTRGDEGIPTYVPGRNLVFLSCAIAYAKMIRASEVYLGISVVDDSSDPDCSPTFLDAFRVVVREATWSGRGEHTPKIHSPFLHCSKSEIIAWGLQLEVPYHLTISCHRGLEEACGQCDRCNVRRKGFTACNTEDPSPYAGSPLVSP